The Vulpes lagopus strain Blue_001 chromosome 6, ASM1834538v1, whole genome shotgun sequence genome has a segment encoding these proteins:
- the NFATC4 gene encoding nuclear factor of activated T-cells, cytoplasmic 4, translating to MGAASCEDEELEFKLVFGEEKETPPLGAGGSGEELDSEDAPPCCRLALGEPPPYGAAPIGIPRPPPPRPGMHSPPPRPAPSPGTWESQPARSVRLGGPGGASGGAGGGRVLECPSIRITSISPTPDPPATLEDNPDAWGDGSPRDYPPPEGFGGYRETGSQGGGPFFSPSPGSSSLSSWSFFSDASDEAALYAACDEVESELNEAASRFGLGSPLPSPRASPRPWTPDDPWNLYGPSPGGRGPEDSWLLLSAPGPTPASPRPASPCGKRRYSSSGTPSSASPALSRRGSLGEEGPEPPPPPPLPLARDPGSPGPFDYVGAPPAESIPQKTRRTSSEQAVALPRSEEPAPCNGKLQSGAEEAAAPSGGPRKEVAGMDYLAVPSPLAWSKARIGGHSPIFRTSALPPLDWPLPSQYEQLELRIEVQPRAHHRAHYETEGSRGAVKAAPGGHPVVKLLGYSEKPLTLQMFIGTADERNLRPHAFYQVHRITGKMVATASYEAVVSGTKVLEMTLLPENNMAANIDCAGILKLRNSDIELRKGETDIGRKNTRVRLVFRVHVPQGSGKVVSVQTASVPIECSQRSAQELPQVEAYSPSACSVRGGEELVLTGSNFLPDSKVVFIERGPDGKLQWEEEATVNRLQSNEVTLTLTVPEYSNKRVSRPVQVYFYVSNGRRKRSPTQSFKFLPVIFKEEPLPDSSLRSFPSAPGPPFGTDMDFSPPRPPYPSYPHEDPAYETPYLSEGFSYGTPPLYPQTGPPPSYRPGLRMFPETGGATGCARPPPVSFLPRPFPSDPYGGRGSPFPLGLPFPPPAPFRPPLPSSPPLEGPFPPQSGVHPPPAEGYNEVGPSYGPGEGAPEQEKSRGGYGSGFRDNVPIQGITLEEVSEIIGRDLSGFPAPPGEEPPA from the exons ATGGGGGCAGCGAGCTGCGAGGATGAGGAGCTGGAATTTAAGCTGGTGTTCGGGGAGGAAAAGGAGACCCCCCCGCTGGGCGCGGGGGGGTCGGGGGAAG AGCTGGACTCAGAGGACGCCCCGCCATGCTGCCGCCTGGCCCTGGGGGAGCCCCCTCCCTATGGCGCTGCCCCTATTGGCATTCCCCGGCCTCCACCCCCTCGGCCTGGCATGCATTCGCCACCACCCCGCCCGGCCCCCTCACCTGGCACTTGGGAGAGCCAGCCGGCCCGGTCAGTGAGGCtgggggggccgggaggggcctccgggggggctgggggaggccgtGTTCTTGAATGCCCCAGCATCCGCATCACCTCCATCTCTCCCACGCCTGACCCGCCGGCCACGCTGGAGGACAACCCGGATGCCTGGGGAGACGGCTCCCCCAGGGATTACCCCCCGCCGGAAGGCTTTGGGGGCTACCGAGAGACAGGGAGCCAGGGCGGGGGCCCCTTCTtcagccccagccctggcagcAGCAGCCTGTCCTCGTGGAGCTTCTTCTCCGACGCTTCAGACGAGGCCGCCCTGTATGCAGCCTGCGACGAGGTGGAGTCTGAGCTGAATGAGGCGGCCTCCCGCTTTGGCCTGGGCTCCCCCTTGCCCTCGCCTCGGGCCTCCCCCAGGCCATGGACCCCCGACGACCCCTGGAACCTGTACGGTCCGAGCCCCGGAGGCCGGGGGCCAGAGGATAGCTGGCTACTCCTCAGCGCTCCTGGGCCCACCCCGGCTTCCCCACGGCCCGCCTCTCCATGTGGCAAGCGCCGCTATTCCAGCTCCGGAACCCCGTCTTCAGCCTCCCCAGCTCTGTCCCGCCGCGGcagcctgggggaggaggggcccgagccacctccaccacccccacTGCCTCTGGCTCGGGACCCTGGCTCCCCCGGTCCTTTTGACTACGTGGGAGCCCCACCTGCGGAGAGCATCCCGCAGAAGACCCGGCGGACTTCCAGCGAGCAGGCAGTGGCCCTGCCTCGGTCTGAGGAGCCTGCCCCGTGCAATGGGAAGCTGCAGTCAGGagctgaggaggctgcggctcctTCCGGGGGTCCTCGGAAGGAGGTGGCCGGCATGGACTACCTGGCAGTGCCTTCCCCACTGGCTTGGTCCAAGGCCCGGATTGGGGGACACAGCCCCATCTTCAG GACCTCTGCCTTACCCCCGCTGGACTGGCCTCTGCCCAGCCAGTATGAGCAGCTGGAGCTGAGGATTGAGGTGCAGCCTAGAGCCCACCACCGGGCCCACTATGAGACTGAGGGCAGCCGAGGAGCTGTCAAAGCTGCCCCTGGTGGTCACCCTGTAGTCAAG cTCCTAGGCTACAGTGAGAAGCCACTGACCCTCCAGATGTTCATTGGCACTGCAGATGAAAGGAACCTGCGGCCTCATGCCTTCTATCAGGTGCACCGTATCACGGGCAAGATGGTGGCCACGGCTAGCTATGAAGCTGTAGTCAGTGGTACCAAAGTGTTGGAGATGACCTTGCTTCCTGAGAACAACATGGCAGCCAA CATTGACTGTGCTGGAATCCTAAAGCTCCGGAATTCAGACATTGAGCTGCGGAAGGGGGAGACAGACATTGGGCGCAAGAACACACGTGTGCGGCTTGTCTTCCGGGTGCACGTGCCCCAAGGCAGCGGGAAGGTCGTCTCGGTGCAGACAGCATCAGTGCCCATTGAATGCT CCCAGCGCTCAGCCCAGGAGCTGCCCCAGGTAGAGGCATACAGCCCCAGTGCCTGTTCtgtgagaggaggagaggaactAGTGCTCACTGGCTCCAACTTCCTGCCAGACTCCAAGGTGGTGTTCATTGAGAGGGGCCCTG ATGGAAAGCTGCAATGGGAGGAGGAGGCCACGGTGAACCGGTTGCAGAGCAATGAG GTGACGCTGACCCTGACTGTCCCCGAGTACAGCAACAAGCGGGTATCCCGGCCGGTCCAGGTCTACTTTTATGTCTCCAACGGGCGGAGGAAGCGCAGTCCTACCCAGAGTTTCAAGTTCCTGCCTG TGATCTTCAAGGAGGAGCCTTTACCGGACTCATCTCTCCGCAGCTTCCCTTCAGCACCTGGCCCCCCCTTTGGCACTGACATGGACTTctcaccacccaggcccccttacCCCTCCTATCCCCATGAAGACCCTGCTTATGAAACTCCTTACCTGTCAGAAGGCTTCAGCTATGGCACACCCCCTCTGTACCCCCAGACGGGGCCCCCACCGTCCTACAGACCTGGCTTGCGGATGTTCCCTGAGACCGGGGGTGCCACAGGTTGTGCCCGCCCACCTCCCGTTTCCTTCCTTCCCCGGCCCTTCCCTAGTGACCCCTATGGAGGACGGGGCTCCCCATTTCCCTTGGGGCTGCCattccctcctccagccccctttCGGCCTCCACTGCCTTCATCCCCACCGCTTGAAGGCCCATTCCCTCCCCAGAGTGGTGTTCACCCCCCACCTGCTGAGGGATACAATGAGGTAGGGCCAAGCtatggccctggggagggggctccggAGCAGGAGAAATCCAGGGGTGGCTACGGCAGCGGCTTCCGAGACAATGTCCCTATCCAGGGTATCACGCTGGAGGAAG TGAGTGAGATCATTGGCCGAGACCTGAGTGGCTTCCCTGCACCTCCTGGAGAAGAGCCTCCTGCCTGA